The bacterium genomic sequence CGTCGCCGCCGGCGCGGCCCTCGCCGTCGATCCGGCGCTCGAAGGGATCGTCGTCCGCAGGCACGGGTTGTTCGTCTGGGCGGACACGGCCGACGACGCGGCGGCGCGGATGTTCGGCGCCGCGGCGCGCTGCGTCGCGGAGCTCGAGCGGCGCGGCGGGCGCCTCTCCGGATTCGGGAGTTCGTCGGCCGACGAGGAACGGCGGGCGCGGCGCGCGGCCGCCGCTTGCGCGCCGTGGATCGCGGCGCGGTTCGCCGAGTCGTTCGGTCGTCCGTTCGCCGCGTGCGCGCGCGCTTCGGCCGATCTCCTCGCGCTCCTCGATGCGCCGGGCGCCGCGGAGCTTCACGCGCGCGGCGCGGTGACGCCCGACGACGTCGTGCGCACCCTCAACCGCCCGCTCTTCTTCGACGCCGGCCCCCGCGCGGGACGCGCCGAGCGGTTCCGCGCGGCGCTGCTCGGCTTCGCCCGCGGGGAGGAAGAACGCGCCGCGCAGCTCGGCGCCGACCGGCCGCTCGCCGCGGCGGTCGCCGGCCAGCCGCCCCGCGTGGTCTGCGTTCCCGGGGTGGGCCTTTTCGGCTGCGCGCCGGACGCGCGCCAAGCCGCCGCCGCGGCCGATCTCGCCGCGCGGGCGCTGCGCGTGCGCGCGGCCGCCGAAGCGGTCGGCCGCTTCGCGCCGCTCGCCGACGACGAGGCGTTCGCCGCCGAGACCTGGGCCCCCGAACGGGCCAAGCTCGACGACCCGCTGGCCCGCTGAGCGCGGGTCTTCGCGGTCAGGCGCGCGA encodes the following:
- a CDS encoding class II aldolase/adducin family protein, whose protein sequence is MAAPRPGGGLAAQLVRLSRRVGADRALVLHGGGNTSCKIGAGGFGPPRVLLVKGSGRDLASARRRDFAALDLAALVAAFDRGDQPLEEALADAALEPDAPRASVETPTHAVLPARFVVHTHAEAALALTNQPEGADLAERALGAHFASLPNLPSGWPLAVAAGAALAVDPALEGIVVRRHGLFVWADTADDAAARMFGAAARCVAELERRGGRLSGFGSSSADEERRARRAAAACAPWIAARFAESFGRPFAACARASADLLALLDAPGAAELHARGAVTPDDVVRTLNRPLFFDAGPRAGRAERFRAALLGFARGEEERAAQLGADRPLAAAVAGQPPRVVCVPGVGLFGCAPDARQAAAAADLAARALRVRAAAEAVGRFAPLADDEAFAAETWAPERAKLDDPLAR